Proteins from a single region of Halalkalibaculum roseum:
- a CDS encoding isoprenyl transferase: MKKISLTNKEQGSADKNKQADLIGLGELPEHIAIIMDGNGRWAQRRGNMRAFGHKAGVDSVRDITEACAQLGVKYLTLYAFSTENWGRPKKEVNALMRLLVRSLRKEAENLNENNIKLATIGQINRFPDACQEELKEAIELTKGNDRLHLCLALSYSGRWDITEAFKKIAEQVKQNELDPEDIDDQLISAHLSTAEIPDPDLIIRTSGEYRISNFLLWQLAYSELYITETYWPDFRRNELYEAIRAYQKRDRRFGKRISEKPQKKSSDSYVQELTQ, encoded by the coding sequence TTGAAAAAGATATCACTCACAAATAAAGAGCAGGGCAGCGCTGATAAGAATAAACAGGCTGATCTCATTGGTCTGGGCGAACTCCCTGAGCATATCGCCATCATCATGGATGGTAACGGAAGGTGGGCCCAACGCAGGGGAAATATGCGTGCATTCGGTCATAAGGCGGGTGTTGACTCGGTTCGGGACATTACAGAAGCTTGTGCCCAACTGGGAGTTAAGTATCTCACCCTCTACGCTTTTTCGACGGAAAACTGGGGAAGACCCAAGAAAGAAGTAAACGCATTGATGCGTCTTTTGGTACGGTCGTTGAGAAAGGAAGCTGAGAACCTGAATGAGAACAATATTAAACTTGCAACGATCGGCCAGATTAATCGTTTTCCTGATGCTTGCCAGGAAGAACTTAAAGAAGCTATTGAACTGACCAAAGGAAATGACCGCCTGCACCTGTGTTTAGCTCTGAGTTATTCGGGCCGATGGGATATTACAGAAGCGTTTAAGAAAATTGCAGAACAAGTCAAGCAAAATGAACTGGACCCTGAAGATATTGACGACCAACTTATTAGTGCTCACCTTTCCACAGCTGAAATCCCGGATCCTGATTTGATAATTCGAACCAGCGGGGAATACCGAATTAGCAACTTTCTTCTATGGCAGCTGGCCTATTCAGAACTGTATATCACAGAAACATATTGGCCCGACTTCCGAAGGAATGAGCTTTATGAAGCAATCAGGGCTTATCAGAAACGGGATCGTAGGTTCGGAAAAAGAATATCTGAAAAACCGCAAAAGAAATCATCCGACTCATACGTTCAAGAGCTGACTCAGTAA
- the ribH gene encoding 6,7-dimethyl-8-ribityllumazine synthase: MGVERIKGDENEHHEGVIGIVVAKWNSFITDNLLEGALEVLKNKGYSDEQIVVAQCPGAYEIPLTAKKLLDKTDGVIALGAVIRGDTPHFDYVCEAVNNGVLQLNMETGKPVSFGVLTTDNVAQASERAGEGDSSGNKGAEAALALLEMMSVIRKIKKI; this comes from the coding sequence ATGGGTGTGGAGAGAATAAAAGGGGATGAGAACGAACATCACGAAGGTGTAATTGGCATCGTTGTAGCAAAGTGGAACTCATTTATAACCGATAATCTGCTGGAAGGAGCCCTTGAAGTACTTAAGAATAAAGGGTATTCCGACGAACAGATTGTAGTGGCTCAGTGTCCCGGAGCTTATGAAATTCCGCTGACAGCCAAAAAATTACTTGATAAAACAGACGGGGTTATTGCTCTGGGTGCAGTTATTCGGGGGGATACTCCTCATTTCGACTATGTATGCGAGGCAGTGAATAATGGTGTTCTCCAGTTAAATATGGAAACGGGAAAACCGGTTTCTTTCGGTGTTTTAACCACCGATAATGTTGCACAGGCCAGTGAAAGAGCGGGTGAAGGTGACAGCTCAGGTAATAAAGGAGCCGAAGCAGCGTTGGCCCTTCTGGAAATGATGTCGGTAATCCGTAAAATCAAAAAAATATAG
- the bamA gene encoding outer membrane protein assembly factor BamA yields MTLNGLSQDSTSINIQNPLQVTPQQYEILSVEVTGLTTTREDFVINTSGLEVGTTVTIPGSDIGDAINRLNRTGLFSNIQIIDKGRTSTGINLEIRVQEQPKLQNFEIRGVKKSQRNDLRERITLLPGFAVTDASTGQAINTIQRYYKENGYWFTDVSVSTSQTDTVRNRVTVYFDVDPGEKLEIKDITFEGNMTFNDRTLRKQLDAIKEDVWWKFFSKKLYKEEEFETAKENLKAFYGENGFLDFRITGDSVYTFPYTQRRLFFLTNDATGIKVNIKVEEGPQYKVRDINWDGNTVYTDEQLTQALGFEKGEVFNLKKFNENTESAQNPNSISSLYQNVGYLFFNYQEELDVVNQDSIDITMNIYEDQIATVEAVEFSGNTKTHDDVVRRSLRTVPGQKYSRQNVIRTIRELGQLGYFRPEAITPNLQPDREDYTVDISYELDESQSTDNFEFSGGFGGRGIGIILSARLNFNNFSLGRAVRGEGWNPIPSGDGQKLSLGVQVTGSGYQSYNLGFQEPWLSGKPISFGTNFSYDLIKFRNSNARNELFSSSVSLGRRLKWPDDYFSQRTILSYQLYDVVGGASFLAEGTSSILSIKEVIERNSTDNPISPTTGSKFQISGEIAPPLPGFSQFYKIKTMYQNHTTLVGKLVLTNGIEYGYLGYLGNSQRSNFQRFILGGTQLQQRQSFLDDNIDLRGFPGGNTGSISPFRDGEQVGGRLYSKYTMELRYPAISEEQVQVIPYTFFDAGNAYLDFQDFAPFEVKRSVGFGARVFLPILGLVDLSYGYRLDGIPGTNIRSGEWEFLFNIGAPF; encoded by the coding sequence TTGACTTTAAACGGCCTCTCTCAAGACTCGACGTCTATTAATATCCAGAATCCCCTTCAGGTGACTCCCCAGCAATATGAGATACTGAGTGTGGAAGTAACCGGACTCACTACCACCAGGGAAGACTTTGTGATCAATACCAGTGGGCTTGAAGTCGGAACAACGGTCACCATACCCGGCAGTGACATCGGTGATGCAATCAACCGCCTAAACAGGACGGGTCTTTTTTCAAATATTCAGATTATAGATAAGGGAAGGACCTCTACCGGAATCAATCTGGAAATTAGGGTGCAGGAACAGCCCAAGCTTCAAAATTTTGAAATTCGCGGCGTAAAGAAATCCCAGCGAAATGACCTGAGGGAGCGAATTACCCTGCTTCCGGGATTTGCCGTAACGGATGCATCCACCGGCCAGGCTATCAACACCATACAGAGATATTATAAAGAGAATGGCTATTGGTTTACCGATGTCTCAGTTTCCACAAGCCAGACAGATACGGTAAGAAACCGGGTAACTGTTTATTTTGATGTAGATCCGGGAGAAAAACTGGAGATCAAAGATATTACTTTTGAAGGGAATATGACCTTCAATGATCGAACTTTGAGAAAGCAGCTGGATGCCATCAAAGAAGATGTGTGGTGGAAGTTTTTCTCCAAGAAACTCTATAAGGAGGAAGAGTTTGAAACTGCAAAGGAAAACCTGAAAGCTTTTTATGGGGAAAACGGTTTCCTGGATTTCCGTATCACCGGAGATTCGGTTTATACCTTTCCCTACACCCAGCGACGTCTGTTCTTTCTTACCAATGATGCGACCGGTATCAAGGTGAATATTAAGGTTGAAGAAGGTCCCCAATATAAAGTGCGTGATATTAATTGGGACGGCAACACGGTATATACGGACGAGCAGCTCACCCAGGCGCTTGGCTTTGAAAAGGGTGAAGTATTCAACCTGAAGAAATTCAATGAAAATACTGAATCAGCCCAGAACCCTAATTCGATATCAAGTCTCTATCAAAACGTTGGTTACCTCTTTTTTAATTACCAGGAAGAGCTGGATGTGGTGAACCAGGATTCCATCGATATCACCATGAATATTTATGAAGACCAGATCGCCACGGTTGAGGCGGTTGAATTCAGTGGCAACACAAAAACCCACGATGATGTAGTCCGGAGATCCCTGCGTACGGTTCCGGGTCAAAAATACAGCCGTCAAAATGTGATTCGAACCATTCGTGAACTGGGGCAGCTCGGGTACTTCCGTCCGGAAGCCATCACCCCTAATCTGCAGCCCGATAGAGAAGATTATACTGTTGACATCAGCTATGAGCTTGATGAATCACAAAGTACCGACAATTTTGAGTTTTCAGGCGGTTTTGGAGGTCGAGGTATCGGTATTATTCTATCGGCCAGACTGAACTTCAACAACTTCTCGCTGGGACGAGCAGTACGCGGTGAAGGTTGGAACCCCATACCTTCGGGTGACGGGCAAAAGCTGTCGCTCGGCGTTCAGGTTACGGGAAGCGGGTATCAAAGCTACAATCTTGGTTTTCAGGAGCCCTGGTTATCAGGCAAACCCATTTCCTTCGGAACCAATTTCAGTTACGACTTAATTAAATTCAGGAATAGTAATGCACGAAATGAGCTGTTTTCAAGCAGTGTTTCCTTGGGACGCAGGTTGAAATGGCCGGATGATTACTTTTCACAGCGAACCATTCTGAGCTACCAGCTATATGATGTTGTTGGAGGTGCCTCGTTCCTTGCTGAGGGTACTTCAAGTATTCTAAGTATTAAAGAGGTTATCGAAAGAAATTCAACTGATAATCCGATTTCACCGACTACCGGGTCCAAATTCCAGATTTCGGGTGAAATTGCACCGCCGCTGCCAGGGTTTTCACAGTTCTACAAGATAAAGACCATGTATCAGAACCACACCACACTGGTGGGTAAGCTGGTTCTTACCAACGGTATTGAATATGGTTATCTCGGATATTTAGGGAACAGCCAGCGAAGTAACTTCCAGCGATTCATTCTCGGTGGTACCCAGCTGCAACAGCGACAAAGTTTTCTCGACGACAACATTGACCTTCGAGGTTTCCCGGGAGGTAACACAGGGTCTATTTCTCCCTTTAGAGACGGTGAGCAAGTCGGTGGACGGCTCTATAGCAAGTATACTATGGAGCTGAGATATCCTGCAATTTCGGAAGAGCAGGTACAGGTGATTCCTTATACCTTCTTTGATGCCGGGAATGCCTATCTGGATTTCCAGGATTTCGCACCCTTTGAGGTAAAACGTTCTGTCGGCTTTGGTGCAAGAGTATTCTTGCCTATTTTAGGACTGGTTGACCTGAGTTACGGTTACCGGCTGGATGGAATACCCGGTACGAATATTAGATCCGGGGAGTGGGAATTCCTCTTCAATATTGGTGCACCATTCTAA
- a CDS encoding S41 family peptidase encodes MSKTRKLAVTAAIVAVSLTALAGAARNSDIYFLIKKNFTIFSEVYREVSLNYVDEVNPEKLMRKGLNSMLESLDPYTVFIDESQNQDIEIITRGSYAGIGLDVGIRGDKIVVIAPMDGYPAQKKGIRAGDIIKKVNDVEVASLTPEEVQNLTMGEPGTTLTLTIERYGIEENLLFELKRERIEVKNIAYSDLIGPDGDIGYISLSRFSQNTADEIRKAIEKFQKQGTLNGLILDLRNNPGGLLDEAVKTVDKFVDPGLKVVETRGRLSQHNSTFRTEEPALLGSVPLVILQNEGSASASEIVAGALQDLDRAVIVGEQSFGKGLVQIVQPLSYNTALKITTSRYYIPSGRSIQSITYTHDDKNSAVIKPDSLRKSFKTRNGRTVYDGEGIAPDVNVKSPVPSLLETELMKESHFFFFANQMASEREAFAAESISEQTFNEFREYLKSKNFSYETESERYLNGVQKRLGEQVASTDVKTHIDAIDQAIEKKKQQDFENQNSQLKRALYLEVISRFEGNSGRIKASLRWDPAIDEALKVINNKNRYRDILAIK; translated from the coding sequence ATGAGCAAAACGAGAAAATTAGCCGTTACCGCAGCTATCGTTGCGGTAAGTCTTACTGCTTTAGCCGGAGCTGCACGCAATTCAGATATCTATTTTCTCATCAAGAAGAACTTCACGATTTTTAGCGAAGTTTACCGTGAGGTATCTCTTAATTATGTGGATGAGGTAAATCCCGAAAAACTGATGCGAAAGGGTTTAAACTCCATGTTGGAATCACTGGATCCTTACACGGTATTTATTGATGAGTCCCAAAATCAGGATATTGAAATCATAACCCGGGGCAGTTATGCGGGCATAGGTCTGGATGTGGGAATACGAGGCGATAAAATCGTTGTCATAGCGCCCATGGACGGATATCCCGCACAAAAGAAAGGCATACGTGCAGGAGATATCATCAAGAAAGTAAATGATGTCGAGGTAGCCTCACTGACTCCCGAAGAGGTTCAGAATCTCACAATGGGCGAACCCGGTACTACTCTTACTCTTACCATTGAACGCTACGGCATTGAAGAGAACCTGCTATTTGAATTGAAGAGAGAACGTATTGAAGTCAAAAACATCGCGTACTCCGACTTAATCGGCCCCGATGGTGATATTGGGTATATCAGTTTAAGCCGTTTTTCACAGAATACGGCCGATGAGATCAGAAAAGCCATTGAAAAATTTCAAAAACAGGGAACCCTCAACGGGTTGATATTAGACCTCAGAAACAATCCGGGAGGTTTGCTGGACGAAGCGGTAAAGACCGTTGACAAATTCGTTGATCCCGGTTTAAAAGTTGTGGAAACCCGCGGCAGACTGAGTCAGCATAACAGTACATTTCGAACTGAGGAGCCCGCACTGCTGGGTTCAGTACCGCTTGTAATTCTGCAAAATGAGGGAAGCGCCAGTGCTTCAGAAATCGTGGCAGGTGCTCTGCAGGATCTGGATAGGGCAGTAATTGTAGGTGAGCAGAGTTTTGGGAAGGGCTTGGTACAAATAGTACAACCGCTTTCATACAATACGGCACTCAAAATTACCACTTCTCGCTATTACATTCCCAGCGGCAGAAGCATACAGTCTATAACCTACACTCATGACGACAAAAATTCTGCGGTTATAAAACCAGATTCACTGAGGAAATCTTTTAAGACCAGAAACGGTCGGACAGTGTATGACGGTGAAGGAATTGCGCCTGATGTAAATGTGAAGAGTCCGGTTCCAAGTTTGCTGGAAACCGAGCTGATGAAAGAAAGTCACTTTTTCTTCTTCGCCAACCAGATGGCTTCTGAAAGAGAAGCATTCGCTGCAGAGTCCATTTCCGAACAAACTTTCAATGAGTTCAGGGAGTACCTGAAGAGTAAAAACTTCAGCTATGAAACCGAATCGGAGCGCTACCTGAACGGTGTTCAGAAACGCTTGGGTGAACAGGTGGCCAGCACCGATGTTAAAACTCATATTGATGCTATTGACCAGGCTATTGAAAAGAAGAAACAGCAAGACTTTGAAAATCAGAACAGTCAGCTTAAACGCGCTCTATATCTTGAAGTTATCTCTCGCTTTGAAGGTAATTCCGGAAGAATTAAAGCCTCATTACGCTGGGATCCGGCCATTGATGAAGCTTTAAAAGTCATAAATAACAAGAATCGTTACCGGGATATACTAGCAATCAAGTAG
- a CDS encoding OmpH family outer membrane protein — protein MKNKFTMTKKFLSAFALLMLFVTVHSQAQVRIGFMDVQTVMAELPEMENIRAQLDDYVQQKQQQLQDRTASFQEEVANYQENRASMSAQQQQSREEELATMEEEMRTFQQSIQTEVQQYRQKLLAPIYEDIDNAIANIAEERGLDFVLNRATMRGENIVQFSAQQSLNITDEVISRISSNSNQN, from the coding sequence ATGAAAAATAAATTCACCATGACCAAGAAGTTTTTAAGTGCATTTGCTCTATTGATGCTATTTGTAACGGTGCATTCACAAGCCCAGGTTCGCATTGGGTTTATGGATGTTCAAACTGTAATGGCCGAGTTGCCGGAAATGGAAAATATACGTGCCCAACTGGACGATTATGTGCAGCAGAAACAACAGCAGCTGCAGGATCGCACCGCCAGCTTTCAGGAAGAGGTAGCCAATTACCAGGAAAATCGGGCTTCAATGTCAGCTCAGCAGCAGCAAAGCAGGGAGGAAGAGCTTGCTACGATGGAAGAAGAAATGCGTACTTTTCAGCAGAGTATCCAAACTGAAGTACAGCAATATCGTCAGAAGCTGCTTGCACCTATTTATGAGGATATTGACAATGCCATCGCAAATATCGCAGAAGAAAGGGGTTTAGACTTTGTGCTGAACAGAGCCACTATGCGCGGAGAGAATATCGTACAGTTTTCTGCACAGCAGAGTTTAAATATTACAGACGAAGTAATAAGCCGAATTTCAAGTAACTCGAATCAGAACTAA
- a CDS encoding OmpH family outer membrane protein, protein MRKVIYNFCLLFALTSVLAGSAAAQQKTGYVDTDYLVSQIPEYQSVQQQLRSLSQEWRAELDEMQQEIERLREDFSAREILYTDEIRNQKEQEINSKIQQRQQYLEQKFGAEGDFFQRQKELLEPIQRQVFEAITRVAEREGFDFVLDRTQKTELLYAREQWNLNDEVLLELGIAVDNPSN, encoded by the coding sequence ATGAGAAAAGTCATATATAATTTTTGTCTTCTCTTCGCGTTGACCTCTGTGCTTGCGGGAAGTGCAGCAGCACAGCAGAAGACAGGCTATGTCGATACCGATTATTTGGTATCGCAAATCCCTGAATATCAAAGTGTTCAACAGCAGCTACGGTCATTGAGCCAGGAATGGAGGGCCGAGCTGGATGAGATGCAGCAGGAGATTGAACGACTAAGAGAAGATTTTTCGGCAAGAGAAATACTATATACCGATGAAATACGTAATCAAAAGGAACAGGAAATAAATAGTAAGATTCAGCAGCGGCAACAGTATCTGGAACAGAAATTCGGCGCTGAAGGAGATTTTTTTCAACGGCAAAAAGAACTACTCGAACCTATACAACGACAAGTATTTGAAGCCATAACAAGGGTAGCCGAAAGAGAAGGTTTTGATTTTGTGCTGGACCGCACACAGAAGACTGAATTATTATATGCCCGAGAACAATGGAATTTAAACGACGAAGTATTATTGGAGCTTGGTATCGCAGTGGATAATCCAAGCAATTAA
- a CDS encoding PHP domain-containing protein yields the protein MGKADLHIHTTASDGNSTPAEIVKLAAEQNLEVISITDHDSIAGLEEALEAAREFGIEVIPGSEITATYEEREAHLLAYGFDVNHSGFRKLMRGHRKARVDRGKWILKQLSLEGFELDINEVRAEANGSNIGRPHIAAVMVSKGYVASFKEAFIRYLSNQQLGVIPSDYYTHDEVIDTVKAAGGATIIAHPGQMYSEKELEGLVEAGVDGIEVIHPSHNYELQKKMEGFAEKHDLLSTGGSDFHGQSQDYQKYFGVVTISTEKVNRMKRMINQRKNMLV from the coding sequence TTGGGAAAAGCTGATTTACATATACATACCACTGCTTCTGATGGTAATTCTACTCCTGCCGAAATTGTTAAGCTAGCCGCCGAGCAGAATCTGGAGGTTATTTCTATAACCGATCACGATAGTATCGCCGGTTTGGAAGAGGCTTTAGAAGCCGCTCGTGAATTTGGTATTGAAGTAATCCCGGGAAGTGAAATTACGGCGACTTACGAAGAGCGAGAGGCCCACCTTCTTGCATATGGCTTTGATGTCAACCATTCCGGTTTTAGAAAACTCATGAGAGGGCATCGCAAGGCACGAGTTGACCGCGGAAAGTGGATTCTCAAACAACTTTCTCTTGAAGGATTTGAATTGGATATAAACGAAGTAAGGGCGGAAGCCAACGGTAGCAATATCGGTCGACCCCATATAGCCGCTGTTATGGTTAGTAAAGGGTATGTTGCTTCATTTAAAGAGGCTTTTATACGCTATTTAAGCAATCAACAGCTAGGGGTGATTCCCAGCGATTACTACACTCATGATGAAGTAATTGATACCGTAAAAGCAGCCGGAGGGGCAACAATCATTGCACATCCCGGGCAAATGTATTCGGAGAAAGAGCTGGAAGGCTTGGTTGAAGCAGGAGTTGACGGTATTGAAGTAATCCATCCCAGTCACAATTACGAGTTGCAGAAAAAGATGGAAGGTTTTGCTGAAAAGCACGACCTATTGTCAACCGGTGGCAGTGATTTCCATGGACAGAGTCAGGATTATCAGAAATATTTCGGTGTGGTAACGATCAGCACGGAAAAAGTGAATCGAATGAAAAGAATGATCAATCAAAGAAAGAACATGCTGGTGTAA